In a single window of the Streptomyces sp. NBC_00353 genome:
- a CDS encoding HAD hydrolase-like protein produces MSQASRTRPSGSSTALSEAYDTALLDLDGVVYAGGAAIVHAVDSLGAARDGGMHLAYVTNNALRTPATVAEHLTELGVPAEPADVITSSQAVARLMADQLPAGARVLVIGGEGLRAALVERGLVPVESADDDPAAVAQGYGGPDMAWGRFAEAAYAIARGVPWFASNTDLTIPSARGIAPGNGAAVEVVRIATGAEPQVAGKPLPPMHRETVLRTGAKRPLVVGDRLDTDIEGAFNGGVDSLLVLTGVTDARQLVAAEPRHRPTYVDADLRGLLTGQPEVTETAGGFGCGGWTAAVRADELVLEGDGDVLDGLRALCGAAWSYAGEGACGLDAGKAVARLGL; encoded by the coding sequence ATGAGTCAGGCGAGCAGGACCCGGCCGAGCGGGAGCAGCACCGCGCTGAGCGAGGCGTACGACACGGCTCTGCTCGATCTTGACGGGGTGGTGTACGCGGGCGGCGCTGCGATCGTCCATGCCGTCGACTCGCTGGGTGCCGCGCGGGACGGCGGAATGCATCTCGCGTACGTCACCAACAACGCGCTGCGTACACCGGCCACGGTGGCGGAGCATCTGACCGAACTCGGGGTGCCGGCCGAGCCCGCCGATGTGATCACCTCGTCGCAGGCGGTGGCCCGGCTGATGGCCGATCAGCTGCCGGCCGGGGCTCGGGTGCTCGTGATCGGGGGAGAGGGGCTGAGGGCCGCGCTGGTCGAGCGTGGTCTGGTGCCGGTGGAGTCGGCGGACGACGATCCGGCGGCGGTGGCGCAGGGGTACGGGGGCCCCGACATGGCGTGGGGCCGGTTCGCTGAGGCTGCGTACGCGATTGCCCGGGGGGTGCCGTGGTTCGCGTCCAACACCGATCTGACGATTCCGAGTGCGCGGGGGATCGCGCCGGGCAACGGTGCGGCGGTCGAGGTCGTACGGATCGCCACCGGTGCCGAGCCGCAGGTCGCCGGGAAGCCGTTGCCTCCGATGCATCGGGAGACGGTGCTGCGGACCGGGGCGAAGCGGCCGCTGGTGGTCGGGGACCGGCTGGACACGGACATCGAGGGTGCGTTCAACGGCGGTGTGGACTCGCTCCTCGTGCTCACCGGGGTCACGGACGCGAGGCAGCTGGTGGCCGCCGAGCCCAGGCACCGGCCGACCTATGTCGATGCGGACCTGCGGGGGCTGCTGACCGGGCAGCCCGAGGTGACCGAGACCGCCGGCGGGTTCGGCTGCGGTGGCTGGACGGCCGCGGTGCGCGCCGACGAGCTGGTGCTGGAGGGCGACGGGGACGTGCTCGACGGGCTGCGGGCGCTGTGCGGGGCTGCCTGGTCGTACGCGGGTGAGGGTGCCTGCGGGCTGGACGCGGGGAAGGCCGTGGCCAGGCTCGGGCTGTAG